A window from Cytobacillus sp. FSL H8-0458 encodes these proteins:
- a CDS encoding pyroglutamyl-peptidase I: MKKLLLTGFEPFLDFSINPTEKIVNALDGKAVGNYEIRGHLLPVDFNLAPKKIVEEVVGKKPDAVISLGLAAGRTAITPERIAINCQDGEPDNSGVAPEDKLIEENGPDGYFSTLPIRRMVNRLKEAGYPAAISNTAGTYLCNNVMYSVLHLLKSTNTELPAGFVHIPASHALAAVSKKSMASWSDADLLEAITLIIKELD; the protein is encoded by the coding sequence ATGAAGAAGCTGCTGTTAACCGGTTTTGAACCTTTTCTGGATTTTTCGATCAATCCTACAGAAAAGATTGTGAATGCACTGGATGGCAAAGCGGTTGGAAATTATGAAATTAGGGGGCATCTGCTGCCGGTTGATTTTAATCTTGCACCTAAGAAAATAGTAGAGGAAGTGGTCGGGAAAAAGCCTGATGCAGTAATTTCTCTTGGGCTGGCTGCCGGACGGACAGCCATCACTCCTGAGAGAATCGCGATCAATTGCCAGGACGGCGAGCCGGATAATAGCGGAGTCGCACCTGAGGACAAACTGATAGAGGAAAATGGTCCCGATGGCTATTTTTCCACCCTGCCGATCCGGCGGATGGTTAATAGACTTAAGGAAGCGGGATATCCTGCAGCCATCTCAAACACAGCTGGGACGTATCTATGCAACAACGTGATGTATTCCGTGCTTCACCTGCTAAAATCGACAAACACTGAATTACCGGCGGGTTTTGTGCACATACCTGCATCCCATGCCCTGGCGGCTGTCAGTAAAAAAAGCATGGCAAGCTGGTCAGATGCCGATCTGCTGGAAGCAATTACGCTTATCATAAAAGAATTGGACTAA
- a CDS encoding VanZ family protein: MVKWIIRVLPFLYMALIWILSSMPADAVVELPDLAMDRFIKESMHLIEFGILYVLLVLAALTAVKLTPGVNILLAVFACFYGILDEIHQSFVPYRSAAVIDAVKDITGVAVCWYFISRALFYGRFKRLGKLLGFFNRAK; this comes from the coding sequence ATGGTTAAGTGGATAATACGTGTGCTGCCCTTCCTATATATGGCGCTAATTTGGATCCTGTCCAGCATGCCTGCTGATGCTGTGGTGGAGCTGCCGGATTTGGCGATGGACCGGTTTATTAAAGAATCTATGCATCTGATTGAGTTTGGTATTTTGTATGTTCTTCTTGTTCTGGCAGCGTTGACTGCAGTAAAGCTGACACCGGGAGTGAATATTCTTTTGGCTGTGTTTGCGTGCTTCTATGGTATTCTCGATGAGATCCACCAGTCATTTGTACCGTACCGGTCTGCTGCTGTGATTGACGCTGTTAAGGATATTACCGGTGTGGCGGTGTGCTGGTATTTTATCAGCAGGGCTCTTTTTTATGGGCGGTTTAAAAGGCTTGGTAAGCTTCTTGGTTTCTTTAATAGGGCAAAATGA
- a CDS encoding peptidoglycan DD-metalloendopeptidase family protein encodes MREEEKKRSSQDSSFKRFMKKRWAFPAIYIASAAIILTGVLWYQTSDNATDTDSYDYEATDITGKKYDEPALEVNRAMENFVMPVKDPDSAVIQKQFYDYDGKAEEQEAALVFYNNTYHPNTGIDIATKDGETFDVLAALSGKVTKVEEDSLLGNVIEVEHDKGIVTQYQSVTEMNVEVGDQVEQGDVLAKAGESLFNEEAGVHVHFEIRKDGTPVNPLDFFNKPLSSLQELDTADKADAEENSGATEENDEAAPSEDKSAEESGNTEDEGSAEESADENAGNTEEDESADTEEDPAGTSEDEGQTDDQVEEDTATESTDA; translated from the coding sequence ATGAGAGAGGAAGAAAAGAAACGATCTTCTCAAGATTCCAGCTTTAAACGCTTTATGAAAAAGCGGTGGGCATTCCCAGCTATCTACATTGCAAGTGCAGCAATCATTCTAACCGGTGTTCTTTGGTACCAGACTAGCGACAACGCTACAGACACTGACAGCTACGATTACGAAGCCACTGATATTACCGGCAAAAAGTACGACGAGCCAGCATTGGAAGTTAACCGCGCAATGGAAAACTTCGTAATGCCTGTCAAAGACCCAGACTCAGCTGTCATTCAAAAACAATTCTACGACTATGACGGCAAGGCTGAAGAACAGGAAGCTGCTCTAGTATTTTACAATAACACATACCATCCGAACACAGGTATTGATATTGCCACTAAGGATGGAGAAACATTTGATGTCCTTGCTGCATTAAGCGGAAAAGTTACCAAGGTAGAAGAAGATTCACTGTTGGGCAATGTCATTGAAGTGGAGCATGACAAAGGAATTGTAACACAATATCAATCTGTTACAGAGATGAATGTTGAGGTTGGCGACCAGGTAGAACAGGGTGATGTACTTGCTAAGGCAGGCGAAAGCTTGTTTAATGAAGAAGCAGGCGTACATGTACACTTTGAAATCCGCAAAGACGGAACGCCGGTCAATCCGCTTGATTTCTTCAATAAGCCGCTAAGCTCTTTACAGGAGCTGGACACAGCTGACAAAGCAGACGCTGAGGAAAACAGCGGTGCAACTGAAGAAAACGATGAGGCTGCTCCTTCTGAGGACAAGTCCGCTGAAGAGTCTGGCAATACGGAAGACGAAGGTTCTGCTGAAGAATCTGCAGATGAAAATGCCGGAAATACGGAAGAAGACGAGTCTGCTGATACAGAAGAAGACCCAGCTGGAACTTCCGAAGACGAAGGTCAAACTGACGACCAAGTTGAAGAAGACACTGCAACTGAATCAACTGACGCATAA
- the spoIID gene encoding stage II sporulation protein D produces the protein MTKFKPFIVLAALLFAVTLIVPSLLVIPFTEGNVSGKLGEELKTDAKKETAAEIPQGPAIEVGVYRLAQKKLETVPLEDYIVGVVASEMPAEFEEEALKAQALAARTFIVKQMMNKDSVELPEGALVYDTVTHQVYKSESELKQIWGPDYKWKIQKVEDAVNSTRGQILTFDGSPITASFFSTSNGFTENSEAIWPNSVPYLKSVESKWDLESPKFNGREVFTVQDFERKLGVKLPNDSTIGTVTERTAGQRVSKVDINGKVVSGKDIREKLGLKSTDFTWERKGDNIIINTQGYGHGVGMSQYGANGMAAEGKNYKEIVAHYYKGVEIAASDQLLTKVTAKK, from the coding sequence ATGACAAAATTCAAACCTTTCATCGTACTAGCCGCACTGTTGTTTGCCGTCACGCTCATCGTTCCCTCCCTGCTTGTGATTCCTTTTACAGAAGGGAATGTCAGCGGGAAGCTTGGTGAGGAGCTTAAGACTGATGCCAAGAAAGAGACAGCGGCAGAAATTCCTCAAGGGCCAGCCATAGAGGTAGGGGTCTACCGCCTTGCACAGAAAAAGCTGGAGACGGTACCGCTTGAAGACTATATTGTCGGAGTGGTAGCATCGGAAATGCCGGCCGAGTTTGAAGAAGAAGCTTTAAAGGCGCAGGCATTGGCGGCAAGAACTTTTATTGTGAAACAAATGATGAACAAAGATAGCGTGGAACTTCCTGAAGGGGCATTAGTGTATGATACCGTAACCCACCAGGTTTATAAAAGTGAAAGTGAACTTAAGCAAATTTGGGGACCTGACTACAAATGGAAAATTCAAAAGGTTGAAGATGCCGTAAACTCAACAAGAGGCCAGATCCTCACCTTCGACGGCTCACCGATAACAGCTTCCTTTTTTTCAACAAGCAATGGCTTCACCGAAAATTCCGAAGCCATCTGGCCAAATTCCGTTCCTTATTTAAAGAGTGTAGAAAGCAAATGGGACCTGGAGTCTCCTAAGTTTAACGGCAGAGAGGTATTCACTGTACAGGATTTTGAAAGGAAATTGGGCGTGAAGCTTCCAAATGACAGCACCATTGGCACAGTGACTGAGCGAACAGCCGGCCAGCGGGTTTCAAAAGTGGATATTAACGGGAAAGTAGTCAGCGGAAAAGACATCAGAGAGAAACTGGGCCTGAAATCAACAGACTTTACCTGGGAACGCAAAGGTGACAATATCATTATCAACACACAGGGCTACGGCCATGGAGTCGGCATGAGCCAATACGGCGCAAATGGCATGGCAGCTGAAGGAAAGAACTACAAAGAAATCGTTGCCCACTATTATAAAGGAGTGGAAATTGCGGCGTCTGACCAATTGCTGACGAAAGTAACGGCTAAAAAATAA